One Ciconia boyciana chromosome 9, ASM3463844v1, whole genome shotgun sequence genomic window carries:
- the LOC140656560 gene encoding uncharacterized protein isoform X1, whose amino-acid sequence MLALLALLAAALLALLGARRAAAPGAWAPLKRWALGCLLLFHGAWRQRAAGGGPAEPRRPRPLRPDPHALDSVYFTGFAETNKTFVIARLAKRPNGICEMWLFLRVDGIGEFEHPQHPNMMVSDESEEIWSGGGLTIEYVEPQTRWKISFNGLLRKGPYRQQWSEEKGELVPVKFSFHWENFTEVFNFSVDSQPSTFVRAFAQEPWTIEFFQRVKKQREQHFRHEQWGQSVGEIEIENHEKTKLSLKGVRSHSYGIRNWSEIYRYVMILARFEDGTAAHLTVINMPATTTNLTVGYVFFPDGRKAGIEWSNASLAEMADDGVIKDEYRVSFTAGGKDFDVSAMLDKQACPVVYNGLTGSGVFHECIADFRLNGLTQGWGLVEFYYRDEASQLVLNLQLSSKAEGPDLSSWHPVTDGSPP is encoded by the exons ATGCTGGCGCTGCTGGCGCTGCTGGCGGCCGCGCTGCTGGCGCTGCtcggggcgcggcgggcggccgcgccCGGCGCCTGGGCCCCGCTGAAGCGCTGGGCCCTgggctgcctcctgctcttccaCGGCGCCTGGAGGCAGCGGGCGGCCGGCGGAGGTCCCGCGGAGCCACGGCGGCCGCGCCCGCTCCGCCCCGACCCCCAC GCGCTTGATTCCGTTTACTTCACCGGCTTTGCAGAGACCAACAAGACCTTTGTGATTGCTCGTCTTGCCAAACGTCCTAATGGCATCTGTGAGATGTGGCTCTTCCTGAGGGTGGACGGAATAGGAGAGTTTGAA cACCCACAACATCCAAACATGATGGTGAGTGATGAATCTGAAGAGATTTGGAGTGGAGGAGGGCTCACTATTGAATATGTAGAGCCCCAAACACGCTGGAAAATAAGCTTCAACGGATTACTCAG AAAAGGACCCTACCGACAGCAGTGGAGTGAAGAGAAAGGCGAACTTGTACCAGTTAAATTCTCTTTCCA TTGGGAGAACTTCACAGAAGTCTTTAATTTTAGTGTCGACAGTCAGCCCAGCACATTTGTACGTGCTTTTGCCCAGGAACCATGGACCATCGAGTTCTTCCAGAGGGTCAAAAA acAAAGGGAACAACATTTCCGACATGAGCAGTGGGGCCAGTCTGTTGGAGAAATTGAAATAGAAAATCATGAGAAAACTAAACTTTCCCTCAAAGGCGTTCGGAGCCACTCTTACG GTATCAGAAACTGGTCTGAGATTTATCGGTATGTCATGATTTTGGCACGCTTTGAG GATGGGACTGCGGCACATTTAACAGTTATTAATATGCCAGCTACCACAACTAA cCTCACTGTAGGTTATGTCTTTTTCCCCGACGGGAGGAAGGCTGGCATTGAGTGGTCCAATGCCTCGCTGGCTGAGATGGCCGATGATGGTGTTATCAAGGATGAATACAGAGTCAGTTTTACTGCCG GTGGCAAGGACTTCGATGTTTCTGCAATGCTGGATAAGCAGGCTTGCCCCGTGGTGTATAACGGCCTGACTGGAAGCGGTGTTTTCCACGAGTGCATTGCAGATTTCCGACTGAACGGGTTAACGCAAGGCTGGGGCTTGGTTGAATTTTATTACAG GGACGAAGCCTCCCAGCTGGTTCTGAATTTGCAGCTTAGTTCAAAAGCTGAAGGACCCGACCtttcctcctggcaccctgtCACCGACGGCTCTCCCCCGTGA
- the LOC140656560 gene encoding uncharacterized protein isoform X2, which translates to MWLFLRVDGIGEFEHPQHPNMMVSDESEEIWSGGGLTIEYVEPQTRWKISFNGLLRKGPYRQQWSEEKGELVPVKFSFHWENFTEVFNFSVDSQPSTFVRAFAQEPWTIEFFQRVKKQREQHFRHEQWGQSVGEIEIENHEKTKLSLKGVRSHSYGIRNWSEIYRYVMILARFEDGTAAHLTVINMPATTTNLTVGYVFFPDGRKAGIEWSNASLAEMADDGVIKDEYRVSFTAGGKDFDVSAMLDKQACPVVYNGLTGSGVFHECIADFRLNGLTQGWGLVEFYYRDEASQLVLNLQLSSKAEGPDLSSWHPVTDGSPP; encoded by the exons ATGTGGCTCTTCCTGAGGGTGGACGGAATAGGAGAGTTTGAA cACCCACAACATCCAAACATGATGGTGAGTGATGAATCTGAAGAGATTTGGAGTGGAGGAGGGCTCACTATTGAATATGTAGAGCCCCAAACACGCTGGAAAATAAGCTTCAACGGATTACTCAG AAAAGGACCCTACCGACAGCAGTGGAGTGAAGAGAAAGGCGAACTTGTACCAGTTAAATTCTCTTTCCA TTGGGAGAACTTCACAGAAGTCTTTAATTTTAGTGTCGACAGTCAGCCCAGCACATTTGTACGTGCTTTTGCCCAGGAACCATGGACCATCGAGTTCTTCCAGAGGGTCAAAAA acAAAGGGAACAACATTTCCGACATGAGCAGTGGGGCCAGTCTGTTGGAGAAATTGAAATAGAAAATCATGAGAAAACTAAACTTTCCCTCAAAGGCGTTCGGAGCCACTCTTACG GTATCAGAAACTGGTCTGAGATTTATCGGTATGTCATGATTTTGGCACGCTTTGAG GATGGGACTGCGGCACATTTAACAGTTATTAATATGCCAGCTACCACAACTAA cCTCACTGTAGGTTATGTCTTTTTCCCCGACGGGAGGAAGGCTGGCATTGAGTGGTCCAATGCCTCGCTGGCTGAGATGGCCGATGATGGTGTTATCAAGGATGAATACAGAGTCAGTTTTACTGCCG GTGGCAAGGACTTCGATGTTTCTGCAATGCTGGATAAGCAGGCTTGCCCCGTGGTGTATAACGGCCTGACTGGAAGCGGTGTTTTCCACGAGTGCATTGCAGATTTCCGACTGAACGGGTTAACGCAAGGCTGGGGCTTGGTTGAATTTTATTACAG GGACGAAGCCTCCCAGCTGGTTCTGAATTTGCAGCTTAGTTCAAAAGCTGAAGGACCCGACCtttcctcctggcaccctgtCACCGACGGCTCTCCCCCGTGA